In the genome of Myxococcus guangdongensis, one region contains:
- a CDS encoding response regulator: MKPKVLIVENSWTMRETLRLLLSGDFDCTVASSGEEGLTKALAQPPDLLLSDVNMEGMDGYELCRRFRQEPSLQHIPVVFVSGFAPRSDSDASLPVPDAYLVKPVKPALLIAEIHALLRRGSAPVSTTAPTAQVVTKA, translated from the coding sequence GTGAAGCCCAAGGTCCTCATCGTCGAGAACTCGTGGACGATGCGCGAGACACTGCGCCTGCTGTTGTCCGGGGACTTCGACTGCACCGTGGCGTCGAGCGGCGAGGAGGGCCTGACGAAGGCCCTGGCCCAGCCCCCGGACCTGCTCCTGTCCGACGTGAACATGGAGGGCATGGACGGGTACGAGCTGTGCCGCCGCTTCCGGCAGGAGCCCTCGCTCCAGCACATCCCCGTCGTCTTCGTCAGCGGATTCGCGCCCCGCTCGGACAGCGACGCGAGCCTGCCCGTGCCGGATGCCTATCTGGTCAAGCCCGTGAAGCCCGCCCTGCTCATCGCCGAAATCCACGCGCTGCTGCGCCGCGGGAGCGCGCCCGTGTCGACGACGGCGCCCACCGCGCAGGTCGTCACCAAGGCCTGA
- a CDS encoding DUF1751 domain-containing protein yields the protein MRPMRSFGGRGGGGGVPGLETTASKLAVGLVAGSVLFLVLRYQGAGNSVLLLLSPNTVFNNFFLWQPFTYAFIESEPFSILFGALLLWSIGGWLESYWGAKRLVMVAVGCTALAGYVLGVVGLFMPLPAGYQGGWVMGSVLWVAYGLVIGKGQTNFWGIPLSGNAFAGIGAGFVVLRVLTAGFLSQLPHVVALVLVFAYVKGASPKRFMLQLQHWRLQRQLKDRSKHLHVVGKNKDKPDRDQYLN from the coding sequence ATGCGACCGATGCGCAGCTTCGGCGGCCGGGGTGGCGGTGGTGGGGTCCCCGGCCTGGAGACCACGGCGTCCAAGCTGGCGGTGGGCCTGGTGGCGGGCTCCGTGCTCTTCCTGGTGCTGCGCTACCAGGGCGCGGGCAACAGCGTGCTCCTGCTGCTGTCGCCGAACACCGTCTTCAACAACTTCTTCCTCTGGCAGCCCTTCACCTACGCCTTCATCGAGAGCGAGCCGTTCAGCATCCTCTTCGGCGCGCTGCTCCTGTGGTCCATCGGCGGGTGGCTGGAGAGCTACTGGGGCGCGAAGCGGCTCGTGATGGTGGCGGTGGGCTGCACGGCGCTCGCCGGCTACGTGCTGGGCGTGGTGGGGCTCTTCATGCCGCTGCCCGCGGGCTACCAGGGCGGCTGGGTGATGGGCTCGGTGCTGTGGGTCGCCTACGGCCTGGTCATCGGCAAGGGGCAGACGAACTTCTGGGGCATCCCCCTGTCGGGCAACGCCTTCGCCGGCATCGGCGCGGGCTTCGTGGTGCTGCGCGTGCTGACGGCGGGCTTCCTGAGCCAGCTGCCGCACGTCGTCGCGCTGGTGCTGGTGTTCGCCTACGTCAAGGGCGCCAGCCCCAAGCGCTTCATGCTGCAGCTGCAGCACTGGCGGCTGCAGCGTCAGCTGAAGGACCGCTCCAAGCACCTGCACGTGGTGGGCAAGAACAAGGACAAGCCGGACCGCGACCAGTACCTGAACTGA
- the uraH gene encoding hydroxyisourate hydrolase — MSTLSTHVLDTHRGLPASGVPITLEMQGAHGDWKELAQGVTNDDGRVRDFLPAGARVEPGVYRMSFDTGAYFRSLGLKGFYPSVSVVFELAAPDEHYHVPLLLSPFGYSTYRGS, encoded by the coding sequence ATGAGCACCCTGTCCACCCATGTCCTCGACACCCACCGCGGCCTCCCGGCCTCCGGTGTTCCCATCACCCTGGAGATGCAGGGGGCGCACGGCGACTGGAAGGAACTGGCCCAGGGCGTCACCAACGACGACGGCCGCGTGCGCGACTTCCTGCCCGCGGGCGCCCGCGTGGAGCCCGGCGTCTACCGGATGTCCTTCGACACGGGCGCGTACTTCCGCTCGCTTGGGCTGAAGGGCTTCTATCCGTCGGTGTCCGTCGTCTTCGAGCTGGCGGCGCCCGACGAGCACTACCACGTGCCGCTGTTGCTCAGTCCGTTCGGCTACTCCACCTACCGGGGGAGCTGA
- a CDS encoding dioxygenase family protein yields the protein MGGGLDRRGVLQGMAAAGVAGALGTGSASGQAKAPALFVSHGSPMVALDTDAYPRALKGFGEGVSTAKALVVVSAHWETPGEVRVTASERPPLVYDFYGFPNALYQLRYAVPGAPALASEVVGRLKSAGLKAVADGERGLDHGAWVPLLHTFPRATLPVVQVSMPLGASAADIARMGEVLRPLRQEGVLLMGSGGIVHNLRRVNFHQKDASPEPWAQSFDTWVAQKLEARDFTGLQSWLDAPNATLAHPRAEHLLPLYFVLGAALAEDRITPVFEGFHHGTLSMRSFALRA from the coding sequence ATGGGAGGCGGCTTGGACAGGCGAGGAGTGCTGCAGGGCATGGCGGCGGCCGGGGTGGCGGGCGCGCTGGGCACGGGCTCGGCGAGCGGCCAGGCGAAGGCCCCTGCGCTCTTCGTCTCCCACGGCTCGCCGATGGTGGCGCTGGACACGGACGCGTACCCGCGAGCGCTCAAGGGCTTCGGCGAGGGCGTGTCGACGGCGAAGGCGCTCGTCGTCGTCTCCGCGCACTGGGAGACGCCCGGCGAGGTGCGCGTCACCGCCAGCGAGCGGCCGCCGCTCGTCTATGACTTCTACGGTTTTCCGAACGCGCTGTACCAGCTGCGCTACGCGGTGCCGGGCGCGCCCGCGCTGGCCTCGGAGGTGGTGGGCCGGCTGAAGTCCGCGGGCCTGAAGGCCGTCGCGGATGGCGAGCGCGGGCTGGACCACGGCGCGTGGGTACCGCTGCTTCACACGTTTCCACGCGCGACGTTGCCGGTGGTGCAGGTGTCGATGCCGCTGGGCGCGAGCGCGGCGGACATCGCGCGGATGGGCGAGGTGCTGCGGCCGCTGCGTCAGGAAGGCGTGCTGCTGATGGGCAGTGGTGGCATCGTCCACAACCTGCGCCGGGTGAATTTCCATCAGAAGGACGCGTCCCCGGAGCCGTGGGCGCAGTCGTTCGACACGTGGGTCGCGCAGAAGCTGGAGGCGCGCGACTTCACGGGGCTTCAATCATGGTTGGATGCACCGAATGCGACGCTCGCGCATCCAAGGGCCGAGCATTTGTTGCCGCTGTACTTCGTCCTCGGAGCCGCCCTCGCCGAAGACCGCATCACCCCCGTGTTCGAGGGCTTCCATCACGGAACTTTGTCCATGCGCAGCTTCGCGCTGCGCGCCTGA
- the uraD gene encoding 2-oxo-4-hydroxy-4-carboxy-5-ureidoimidazoline decarboxylase codes for MSALERLNTLSTDEARAELTRCCGASRWAEAMTKARPFRDAEHLFSEASQQWSRTGPEDWREAFTHHPRIGDVASLRAKFAATANWSSQEQGGVSSAGEEVLQGLADGNKAYEQRFGFIFLVCATGKSAQEMLGLLRARLGNAPDEELRIAAGEQAKITRIRLEKLLAS; via the coding sequence GTGAGCGCGCTCGAGCGACTCAACACGCTGTCCACCGACGAGGCGCGCGCGGAGCTCACGCGCTGCTGCGGCGCCTCGCGCTGGGCGGAGGCGATGACGAAGGCGCGGCCCTTCCGTGATGCGGAGCACCTGTTCTCCGAGGCCTCCCAGCAGTGGAGCCGGACGGGCCCGGAGGACTGGCGCGAGGCCTTCACGCATCACCCGCGCATCGGCGACGTGGCCTCGCTGCGCGCGAAGTTCGCCGCCACCGCGAACTGGTCCTCGCAGGAGCAGGGCGGGGTGAGCAGCGCGGGCGAGGAGGTGCTCCAGGGCCTGGCCGACGGCAACAAGGCCTACGAGCAGCGCTTCGGCTTCATCTTCCTCGTGTGTGCTACGGGCAAGAGCGCTCAGGAGATGCTCGGCCTGTTGCGCGCGCGCCTGGGCAACGCCCCGGACGAGGAGCTGCGCATCGCCGCCGGTGAGCAGGCGAAGATCACCCGCATCCGATTGGAGAAGCTGCTGGCGTCATGA
- a CDS encoding acetyl-CoA C-acetyltransferase: MKSVSKTEEIFFLSGKRTPFGTYGGSLKDLSATDLAVESAKAAFAQSKVSPELVQHVVYGNVVQTSADAIYLPRHVGLKTGVPVPVPALGVNRLCGSGFQAFVTAAELMLTGQASCVLAGGTESMSQAPHVIRGARWGLPLGKGSLEDMLWTALTDSYTGQPMALTAEQLAVDYALTQDQVDEYAVLTQKRFAAAQEAGRFQDEIAPVTLKGKKGDVIVSKDEHNRPETTVEGLRKLPKVFKKDGVVHAGAASGICDGAGSMVMATGSFVEKHGLKPIARLVNWGVSGCDPKVMGIGPAPAIRQLLERAQAKLSDVDLFEVNEAFAPQYLAVEKELGLPRERTNVNGGAIAVGHPLGASGARITTTLVYELKRRGGRYGIGSACIGGGQGIAVLVEAL; the protein is encoded by the coding sequence ATGAAGAGCGTGTCCAAGACCGAGGAAATCTTCTTTCTTTCCGGCAAGCGCACCCCGTTCGGCACCTATGGCGGCAGCCTGAAGGACCTGAGCGCCACCGACCTGGCCGTGGAGTCCGCGAAGGCCGCTTTCGCCCAGTCGAAGGTGTCTCCGGAGCTGGTGCAGCACGTCGTGTACGGCAACGTGGTGCAGACGAGCGCGGATGCCATCTACCTGCCCCGTCACGTGGGCCTGAAGACGGGCGTGCCCGTCCCCGTGCCGGCCCTGGGCGTCAACCGCCTGTGCGGCTCCGGCTTCCAGGCGTTCGTCACCGCGGCGGAGCTGATGCTCACCGGGCAGGCGAGCTGCGTGCTGGCCGGCGGCACCGAGTCCATGAGCCAGGCGCCCCACGTCATCCGCGGCGCCCGCTGGGGCCTGCCCTTGGGCAAGGGCAGCCTGGAGGACATGCTCTGGACGGCGCTGACGGACAGCTACACCGGCCAGCCCATGGCGCTCACCGCCGAGCAGCTCGCGGTGGACTACGCGCTCACCCAGGACCAGGTGGACGAGTACGCGGTGCTCACGCAGAAGCGCTTCGCCGCCGCGCAGGAGGCGGGCCGCTTCCAGGACGAAATCGCGCCCGTCACCCTCAAGGGCAAGAAGGGCGACGTCATCGTCTCCAAGGACGAGCACAACCGCCCGGAGACGACGGTGGAGGGCCTGCGCAAGCTGCCCAAGGTCTTCAAGAAGGACGGCGTGGTGCACGCGGGCGCGGCCAGCGGCATCTGCGACGGCGCCGGCAGCATGGTGATGGCGACGGGCAGCTTCGTGGAGAAGCACGGCCTGAAGCCCATCGCCCGGCTGGTGAACTGGGGCGTGTCCGGGTGTGACCCGAAGGTGATGGGCATCGGCCCGGCGCCCGCCATCCGCCAGCTGCTCGAGCGCGCGCAGGCGAAGCTTTCCGACGTGGACCTGTTCGAGGTGAACGAGGCCTTCGCGCCCCAGTACCTGGCGGTGGAGAAGGAGCTGGGGCTGCCGCGCGAGCGCACCAACGTCAACGGCGGCGCCATCGCCGTGGGCCACCCGCTGGGCGCGTCCGGCGCGCGCATCACCACGACGCTCGTCTATGAGCTCAAGCGTCGCGGTGGACGCTATGGTATCGGCTCCGCCTGCATCGGGGGCGGCCAGGGCATCGCCGTGTTGGTCGAGGCGCTCTGA
- a CDS encoding protein kinase domain-containing protein, with product MVVTGRYRVEGLLGEGGMGRIWLAEDLHERRKVALKEMQVPAGLTAAKTEELVLMFRHEFFAMKKLQHPGTLKVFDWGMTEAGNRFITMEVVDGQDLSTLARESPLDTRTLYRVLIQMAQVLAFIHSRLYVHCDIKASNVRITRSGAVKLMDFGVMHQLGTPSPGKLKGTLEYLAPEWQRGASIDGRADLYSLGVMAYYLVTGKLPFKRNTPAALLAEHLTRPPPKPSSLGPVDPQLEEIILLLLAKDPRERFQDAGELMEALCHASGEPMPEEPLSARSSYLHVPEVVGRAAELESLMNGLAEADWGQSRAVLLGAPAGVGKTRLLQEFELQAKLAELPFGRGQCRAEGQAPLTPIAQALRALIPHTPTEVMERLSPRLARLLPAMSAEGSGVAQVPGEEKLGFFGALAEWVQGLGKRMTFVLCFEDLHWADTASLEVLNVLIRALHGTRGMVVCTFRSGELSRLSLAFQTVDEKLTWRMDLEPLAAEHVGTLVGLALPGLEVPESFVARLHETTGGNAFFATECLRALVEEGALTRVGGRWTAEEGLDTRPLPGSIQAAVLERLSSAPVEQVSLLRRLAPAGRSLELPMVRALADLPESELFAVLDGIVERQFLQEEEGRYVFTHDTVHQAVYDSTSEDERRAAHARVALALQTLYSQRPDLTRTVGWHYLRSSEPELAIGPLLEAGRAAMEAQALLEATLLLKEASTLLESAPDFPGRDRLLLRIWVTLVEVGYASDPPSSLAFSEKLFAHWASTVDLEEGRRVALAQLDVACSAPEDERPARLRELFREREADAQVAPADIFWKQAELRILQAMALAIVGRTKDLDALLERVRREQPEVSPYRAATLLAPAVLSAYTGRSAGVVEAQFEQLTRLRGLREVMGRLPRRLAWALGMGGYMMNMNLALRGEPLDAQATRDGYAVAEAHGFIDVRAFHLFTVVTRAAFTGDAAAFVPAFTEKSDLVRRLGNPRLMERNLAIFTPPYYLERGEHEHVAAVVARGEALARVLPEDRWLQCHVQTYQACRDVLFEDAAAVRQSLPRALTAARESGLRMETLLRVYQSRFEREQGHLEAAREAAQTALSRSMDPVLANPWDEVLARRAMAALLPGEDGLTHLKRALALAELTGNVLQVGHVRLALAERAMTMEAAVAELTAAEMAFTEARASNLLAQATSLRGALQRSAESRRSA from the coding sequence ATGGTGGTGACGGGGCGCTACCGGGTGGAGGGCCTGCTGGGCGAGGGCGGCATGGGCCGCATCTGGCTGGCGGAGGACCTGCACGAGCGGCGCAAGGTTGCGCTCAAGGAGATGCAGGTCCCCGCGGGGCTGACGGCGGCGAAGACGGAGGAGCTGGTGCTGATGTTCCGGCACGAGTTCTTCGCGATGAAGAAGCTGCAGCACCCCGGCACGCTGAAGGTGTTCGACTGGGGGATGACGGAGGCCGGCAACCGCTTCATCACCATGGAGGTGGTGGACGGGCAGGACTTGAGCACGCTGGCGCGAGAGTCCCCGCTGGACACGCGCACGCTGTACCGGGTGCTCATCCAGATGGCGCAGGTGCTGGCGTTCATCCACTCGCGCCTGTACGTGCACTGCGACATCAAGGCGAGCAACGTGCGCATCACCCGCTCGGGCGCGGTGAAGCTGATGGACTTCGGGGTGATGCACCAGCTGGGCACCCCGAGCCCCGGCAAGCTCAAGGGCACGCTGGAGTACCTGGCCCCCGAGTGGCAGCGCGGCGCGAGCATCGACGGACGCGCCGACCTCTACTCGCTGGGGGTGATGGCGTACTACCTGGTGACGGGGAAGCTGCCCTTCAAGCGCAACACGCCCGCGGCGCTGCTCGCCGAGCACCTGACGCGTCCGCCGCCGAAGCCGTCCTCGCTGGGGCCGGTGGACCCGCAGCTGGAGGAGATCATCCTCCTGTTGTTGGCGAAGGACCCGCGCGAGCGCTTCCAGGACGCCGGCGAGCTGATGGAGGCGTTGTGCCACGCCAGCGGCGAGCCGATGCCGGAGGAGCCGCTGTCGGCGCGCTCCAGCTACCTGCACGTGCCGGAGGTGGTGGGGCGCGCGGCGGAGCTGGAGTCGCTGATGAACGGGCTGGCCGAGGCGGACTGGGGCCAGTCGCGCGCGGTGCTGCTGGGCGCTCCGGCGGGCGTGGGCAAGACGCGGCTGCTGCAGGAGTTCGAGCTGCAGGCGAAGCTGGCGGAGCTGCCGTTCGGACGTGGGCAGTGCCGGGCGGAGGGGCAGGCGCCGCTGACGCCCATCGCGCAGGCGCTGCGCGCGCTGATTCCGCACACGCCCACGGAGGTGATGGAGCGGCTGTCTCCGAGGCTCGCGAGGCTGTTGCCCGCGATGTCGGCGGAGGGCTCGGGCGTGGCGCAGGTGCCGGGCGAGGAGAAGCTGGGGTTCTTCGGCGCGCTGGCGGAGTGGGTGCAGGGGCTGGGCAAGCGGATGACGTTCGTCCTGTGCTTCGAGGACCTGCACTGGGCGGACACCGCGTCGCTGGAGGTGCTCAACGTGCTCATCCGCGCGCTGCACGGCACGCGCGGCATGGTGGTGTGCACGTTCCGCTCGGGGGAGCTGAGCCGGCTGAGCCTGGCGTTCCAGACGGTGGACGAGAAGCTCACCTGGCGCATGGATTTGGAACCGCTGGCGGCCGAGCACGTGGGCACGCTGGTGGGGCTGGCGCTGCCGGGACTGGAGGTGCCGGAGAGCTTCGTCGCGCGGCTGCACGAGACGACGGGGGGCAACGCGTTCTTCGCCACCGAGTGTCTGCGCGCGTTGGTGGAGGAGGGCGCGCTGACGCGCGTGGGTGGGCGTTGGACGGCGGAGGAGGGGCTGGACACGCGGCCCTTGCCCGGGAGCATCCAGGCGGCGGTGCTCGAGCGTCTGTCCTCCGCGCCGGTGGAGCAGGTGTCGCTCTTGAGGCGTCTGGCGCCGGCGGGGCGCAGCCTGGAGCTGCCCATGGTGCGGGCGCTGGCGGACCTGCCGGAGTCGGAGCTGTTCGCGGTGCTGGATGGAATCGTGGAGCGGCAGTTCCTCCAGGAGGAGGAGGGTCGGTACGTCTTCACGCACGACACCGTGCACCAGGCCGTCTACGACAGCACGTCGGAGGACGAGCGGCGCGCGGCGCATGCGCGGGTGGCGCTGGCGCTGCAGACGCTCTACTCGCAGCGGCCGGACCTGACGCGCACGGTGGGGTGGCATTACCTGCGCTCGTCGGAGCCGGAGCTGGCGATTGGGCCGTTGCTCGAGGCGGGGCGCGCGGCCATGGAGGCGCAGGCGTTGCTGGAGGCGACGCTGCTCTTGAAGGAGGCCTCCACGCTGTTGGAGTCCGCGCCGGACTTCCCGGGCCGTGACCGGTTGCTGCTGCGCATCTGGGTGACGCTGGTGGAGGTGGGCTACGCGAGTGACCCGCCCAGCTCGCTGGCCTTCTCGGAGAAGCTCTTCGCGCACTGGGCGTCGACGGTGGATTTGGAGGAGGGGCGGCGGGTGGCGCTCGCGCAGCTCGACGTGGCGTGCTCGGCGCCCGAGGACGAGCGGCCGGCGCGATTGAGGGAGCTGTTCCGCGAGCGCGAGGCGGACGCGCAGGTGGCGCCCGCGGACATCTTCTGGAAGCAGGCGGAGCTGCGCATCCTCCAGGCGATGGCGTTGGCCATCGTCGGACGCACGAAGGACCTGGACGCGTTGTTGGAGCGGGTGCGGCGCGAGCAGCCGGAGGTGTCGCCGTACCGGGCCGCGACGTTGTTGGCGCCGGCGGTGCTCAGCGCGTACACGGGGCGGTCGGCGGGCGTGGTGGAGGCGCAGTTCGAGCAGCTCACGCGGCTGCGCGGGCTGCGTGAGGTGATGGGCCGGCTGCCTCGGCGCCTGGCGTGGGCGTTGGGGATGGGTGGCTACATGATGAACATGAACCTGGCGCTGCGCGGCGAGCCGCTGGATGCGCAGGCGACGCGGGATGGCTACGCGGTGGCGGAGGCCCACGGCTTCATCGATGTGCGGGCCTTCCACCTGTTCACGGTGGTGACGCGCGCGGCCTTCACGGGGGACGCGGCGGCCTTCGTGCCGGCGTTCACGGAGAAGAGTGATTTGGTGCGCCGGCTGGGCAATCCCCGGTTGATGGAGCGCAACCTGGCCATCTTCACGCCGCCTTATTACCTGGAGCGTGGCGAGCACGAGCACGTGGCGGCGGTGGTGGCGCGCGGCGAGGCGCTGGCGCGGGTGCTGCCGGAGGACCGTTGGCTGCAGTGCCACGTGCAGACGTACCAGGCGTGCCGGGACGTGTTGTTCGAGGATGCGGCGGCGGTGCGTCAGTCGCTGCCCCGTGCGCTGACGGCGGCGCGCGAGAGTGGCCTCCGGATGGAGACGTTGCTGCGCGTCTACCAGTCGCGCTTCGAGCGCGAGCAGGGGCATCTGGAGGCGGCGCGCGAGGCGGCGCAGACGGCGCTGTCGCGGTCGATGGACCCGGTGCTGGCGAATCCCTGGGACGAGGTGCTGGCGCGCAGGGCGATGGCCGCGCTGCTGCCGGGCGAGGATGGACTGACGCACCTCAAGCGCGCGCTCGCGCTGGCGGAGCTGACGGGCAACGTGCTGCAAGTGGGGCACGTGCGCCTGGCGCTCGCGGAGCGGGCGATGACGATGGAGGCGGCGGTGGCGGAGTTGACGGCGGCGGAGATGGCCTTCACCGAGGCGCGTGCCTCCAATCTGCTGGCTCAGGCGACGTCGCTGCGAGGTGCGCTCCAGCGCAGCGCGGAGTCCCGACGAAGTGCTTGA
- a CDS encoding sigma 54-interacting transcriptional regulator has protein sequence MAGQFELGLGELLSFEPGGGLIHFAGQRVLLMDPVALGLLRKELVNLMGMTAARGIFTRLGYAHGWRTAEAMKGAVPWTDESLWRRAGGRLHTLQGQVRVEKVERKPEEGPEPFAEAQWRDSYEAEQHLLHLGRADHPVCWSLTGFASGYMSYVNGREIYCTEMRCVGQGDAACHIVGRPSEEWSTECKEVLRFYETQCMEGVLAQVTDALKQAERKLRAKRQSLARAGVTEDPAGMVARAEAMQRVINLGRRAAKVDSTVLVTGESGVGKERIARLIHDESTRAHKAFVAVNCAAVTESLLESELFGHVKGAFTGATHDRPGLFEAAHGGTLFLDEVGEVPASMQAKLLRALQEKEVRRVGENTSRKVDVRVVAATNRELSEEVKAGRFRQDLYYRLRVIELRIPPLRERREDILPLARLLLAEAAERLGRKVSGLSPDAADQLLRYEWPGNVRELGNALERAVALCEGSRVEREDLPEEVRAAPPSLVPSGNPRRLEDMEKEYILAVLAQNAGNRSRTAEQLDIGVATLYRKLKQYGHPEAAH, from the coding sequence GTGGCGGGTCAATTCGAGCTGGGGCTGGGCGAGCTCTTGTCCTTCGAACCGGGGGGCGGGCTCATCCACTTCGCGGGGCAGCGGGTGCTGCTCATGGACCCGGTGGCGTTGGGGTTGCTGCGCAAGGAGCTGGTGAACCTGATGGGGATGACGGCCGCGCGGGGCATCTTCACGCGGCTGGGCTACGCGCACGGCTGGCGCACGGCGGAGGCGATGAAGGGGGCGGTGCCCTGGACGGACGAGTCCTTGTGGCGCCGCGCGGGCGGGCGGCTGCACACGCTGCAGGGCCAGGTGCGGGTGGAGAAGGTGGAGCGCAAGCCCGAGGAGGGCCCGGAGCCCTTCGCCGAGGCGCAGTGGCGCGACTCGTACGAGGCCGAGCAGCACCTGTTGCACCTGGGCCGCGCGGACCACCCGGTGTGCTGGAGCCTCACCGGCTTCGCGTCCGGCTACATGAGCTACGTCAACGGCCGCGAAATCTACTGCACGGAGATGCGCTGCGTGGGCCAGGGGGACGCGGCGTGCCACATCGTCGGCCGCCCGTCGGAGGAGTGGAGCACCGAGTGCAAGGAGGTGCTGCGCTTCTATGAGACGCAGTGCATGGAGGGCGTGCTCGCGCAGGTGACGGACGCGCTGAAGCAGGCGGAGCGCAAGCTGCGCGCCAAGCGCCAGTCGCTCGCGCGCGCGGGCGTGACGGAGGACCCGGCCGGCATGGTGGCGCGCGCGGAGGCCATGCAGCGGGTCATCAACCTGGGGCGCCGCGCGGCGAAGGTGGACTCCACGGTGCTCGTCACCGGTGAGAGCGGCGTGGGCAAGGAGCGCATCGCCCGCCTCATCCACGACGAGTCCACGCGCGCGCACAAGGCCTTCGTCGCCGTCAACTGCGCCGCCGTCACCGAGAGCCTGCTGGAGAGCGAGCTGTTCGGCCACGTGAAGGGCGCCTTCACCGGCGCGACGCACGACAGGCCGGGCCTCTTCGAGGCCGCGCACGGTGGCACCCTCTTCCTGGATGAAGTGGGCGAGGTGCCGGCCTCCATGCAGGCCAAGCTCTTGCGCGCGCTGCAGGAGAAGGAGGTGCGGCGCGTGGGAGAGAACACCAGCCGCAAGGTGGACGTGCGCGTGGTGGCCGCCACCAACCGCGAGCTGAGCGAAGAGGTGAAGGCTGGCCGCTTCCGCCAGGACCTCTACTACCGCCTGCGCGTCATCGAGCTGCGCATCCCGCCCTTGCGCGAGCGGCGCGAGGACATCCTGCCCCTGGCCCGGCTGTTGCTCGCCGAGGCCGCGGAGCGACTGGGCCGCAAGGTGTCGGGCCTGTCACCGGACGCCGCCGACCAGCTCCTGCGCTACGAGTGGCCCGGCAACGTGCGCGAGCTGGGCAACGCCCTGGAGCGCGCGGTGGCCCTGTGCGAGGGAAGCCGCGTGGAGCGCGAGGACCTGCCGGAGGAGGTGCGGGCCGCGCCGCCGAGCCTGGTGCCCAGCGGCAACCCGCGCAGGCTCGAGGACATGGAGAAGGAGTACATCCTCGCGGTGCTGGCGCAGAACGCGGGCAACCGCTCACGCACCGCCGAGCAGCTCGACATCGGCGTGGCCACGCTCTACCGCAAGCTCAAGCAGTACGGCCACCCGGAGGCGGCCCACTGA
- a CDS encoding 2-hydroxychromene-2-carboxylate isomerase, translated as MVPPPLRFCFDYLSPYAYLAWTRMPAIAARHGRVLEPVPVLLAGVLNATGNIGPAEVPAKRGYIFKHTYRIAHELGVPFGPPPSHPFVPLLSLRVTAAVDDLEARARLVSALYAEAWGGGKGVETPEQVSVALRAAGLDAPALLEAAGRQDIKDRLRRNTEEAVASGAFGVPTVFVGDELFFGVDSLGHLERFLEGKDPLQGVDLERWRSLPATASRR; from the coding sequence ATGGTCCCCCCGCCCCTGCGCTTCTGTTTCGACTATCTCTCTCCCTATGCCTACCTCGCGTGGACGCGCATGCCCGCCATCGCCGCGCGCCACGGCCGCGTGCTGGAGCCCGTCCCCGTGCTGCTCGCGGGCGTGCTCAACGCCACCGGCAACATCGGCCCCGCGGAGGTCCCCGCCAAGCGCGGCTACATCTTCAAGCACACCTACCGCATCGCCCATGAGCTGGGCGTGCCCTTCGGCCCTCCGCCCTCGCACCCGTTCGTCCCGCTGCTCTCCTTGCGCGTGACGGCCGCCGTGGATGACCTGGAGGCCCGCGCCCGGCTGGTGTCGGCCCTCTACGCGGAGGCCTGGGGCGGAGGGAAGGGCGTGGAGACGCCCGAGCAGGTCTCCGTGGCCCTGCGCGCCGCGGGCCTCGACGCCCCCGCGCTGCTCGAGGCCGCCGGCCGTCAGGACATCAAGGACCGCCTGCGCCGCAACACCGAGGAGGCCGTCGCCTCGGGCGCGTTCGGCGTGCCCACCGTCTTCGTGGGCGACGAGCTGTTCTTCGGCGTCGACTCGCTGGGCCACCTGGAGCGCTTCCTCGAGGGCAAGGACCCGCTGCAGGGCGTGGACCTGGAGCGCTGGCGCTCCCTGCCGGCGACCGCGTCCCGCCGCTGA